The Paenibacillus swuensis genome contains the following window.
CCCGTCATCACCGAAGCCAGAAGAATGATAAGACAGATGATTTCCTCATTCTTCAGATTGTAATTTTTACGCGACAGTGTAAACACCGGTATAGCCTGGATAAAAATCAGCGTCAGCACGAAGGAGAGGATGGCCTCGACCACCGCCATGAGCATGGAATACCAGGTCAATCCGTCGGTTACGATCAGGTAGAAGGTATGGGTGAGGAACGAGGAGGTGAAGACCAGGACCGGCGCGAATGAAATTCCCGCTCGCTCGAACCTCTCCAAACCTTTGAGCATGAAGAGAAAAACAACTAGCTCCGCGATCAATATCCCTGTTTGCGCCCCTTGCGCCAGAATACTCCCCGCGATCAGCGTTGCCCCCGTTAACAGCAGCAAGTCCTTTCGCAAAAAATAGATCACGGCGAAGTATGCAATGGCAAATGGCGCGAGCTCTTCCAGAATCATGGCCCTTCCTAACAAAAAAGCCATGGCCAGCATAATAATCGACCACTTTTTGGCCACCACCGCTTGCACGACCCGATTTTCCATCAGAAGCCCTTTTCCGCTTGCTTTGAGCTTGTCCGTCGCCTTTGTCCATTTCTCATCCATCCCCGCCGTCATCATCTTTGCCATTAGAGAACACCGCCTTATCGAATTTGGTCTCTCTATTATAAAAACCCTCTATCATAAAGTTTGTCAGAATGAGGTAGCAGCGCAAAAGTTTTTTCCGACAAAAATGGACGCGAAATATCGGTGACCGTGATCCCATAGCCTGTATGAGATCATGCTAGAATAAACTCTTCCAAATCGAACCAACGGTTCCGAATGCTGTCGTAGAATTGATGAGCACCGCCTCGAAATGCAACCTCATTTTGACAACATCCGCTGTCGACTTTACTGAATCCGCTTACAAATATTCAAAAAAAATAGACCTGAATGATTCAAGTCTAGTATTTCGGGTTATACTATTTTTTCTTTTTGTAGCCGAGCCGATAAATACCTATGACCGCAATCATCAAAATTAGAGTTGTAACGTAACTTCCTTCCGCGCCGAAAGTGCCTCCCGCCGTCAAACCGGTTTGGACATCCAACTCTATAAGCGATGGGCCCTTGGTACCTGACACAGCAAAGCCATAGACATTTCCCTGAAACAGATTCCATGTGAAATGAAGCCCGATCGGCGCCCACAATCCGCCCGTCAGCTCCCGGCTTAACGCAAAGAGAACGCCTACGACAATCAGGTTAATGAACGGGAACGGCTGCTCGAACATCCCCGGATTCATACTGTGTAAGCCGGCAAAGACCAGGGATGATCCCGCGATTGCCCAGTTTGATGAGAAATGATGCTTGATAAGACCGTACACGTAACCACGGGAGAAGAGCTCCTCACTGACCGCCACAAACGCGAATAACACAAGACAAGAACCGAAATGCCCCGCTATTTTGCCAAAAGGATTCACACCCGCAACATCGACGCCGCCCTGCGCCATAATGATCAGGAATGAAGCGGTAATCAGGACGATACCCGCTGCTGAGCCCACTACGAAGTGACGCGCCGGAGAAGGGTCTTTCCACCCCAGCGGCCAACCCGCTTTCTTCTCAAAAAACTTATACATGAGGAGCGTCCCCAGGATAAAAGCCGTCGCTTGCACGATGCCGAACACAATATTGATTGGATTTAATTCATCGGAACTCACAAGCAGCTGCTCCGCATCGCCTCCGTTCAGGAACGCCAAAATTACAAAAGCCGGAATCATCAGGATGATTGCAATCACGAAGGATACAGCCAACCCTAATGCAATTTTCCCCGCCGTTAAACCTATGTTGCGTGCTGTCATTGCCAATCCTCCTGTCCCAATTCGCATAAAAAAAAGAACTGCTACGCGTAACGCGTTGCAGTTCTCTTGATGGATGATTAAACGCGCTTGGCTCCGCGTCCGCCGCGTTTACCTTCCGTGTTCTTCTTGAGCGATGAAATGCGCTCCTCGCTATCTTTCAAAAAGCGGGACACTTTATCCTCGAAGCTCGGTTTACCAAAGCTGGGCTTGCTTGCGAATCGGCCGCCACGGTCGCCGCCGCCTCTTCCTTCACGGTTGAACCCTCCGCCGCCCGGCGGTCTGTCCGGACGAGGTGCTCCGCCACCCGGTCTGTCAGGACGGGATGGCCTCTGTTGTTGCTGCTGCTCCACAGGTTTGTCTACGGCTTGTTTAATGGATAAGCCGATCTTGCCGTCCTTGTCTACGTTGATGACCTTCACTGTAACCATGTCTTCCATCTTAAGGTGATCCTTGACGTCCTTAACATAGTTATCCGCGATTTCGGAGATGTGTACCAGACCGGTTACGCCTCCGGGCAATTCAACGAATGCTCCGAAGTGGGTTATCCCCGTGACTTTGCCCTCTAACTTGGTGCCTACTTCAATTGACATAGAATAAAATGTTCCTCCCTTAAGAATATACAAACTCTATTGTGCCTCTATTATGCTAATCTAACGCAAAAAAGCCGACTATGTTGATTATACCGCACCCTTGAGGGAATATCAACCGAACGCGCCTTTAATAGCATATGCTTAAGGCTGCGGTCTGGTCACTCGAATCGACGTTTCCCCGGGAAGGGACATCCCCAAATCCTTACGCGCAATCTGGCCGATATATTCCGGATCATTCAGTCGTTTCAGTTGCAGGTTCAACTCTTCGCTCTGCACCTTAATCTCTTCTTGCTTCTTCAGCAGAGATTGAAGCTGCGAATGCGTTTCATTCACTTTGGAAGTTTGTCCGATGAGAATCGAACCCGCCCATCCCATAAAGCACACGAGAACGAACAGGTACAGGCGAAGTCGTCTGCGTACGCCCTTGTTGGATTGTTTCGAATCCTTCGTTTGTCCAGCCATTCCGGTTTAAGCCTCCTAAGACGGTCGCTTCCATATTCTTTGTAACCATTGTACGCCTTTCTGAATCCAGGAAGGGAGCACCGCGTATTTATGTAAAGGTTTCGTTAGTCGCCAAAACAATGTTCCGAAAGGTCTCAACAATTGTAGCACAATTCGGGAAATGAATATAGTGACTGCGGCCGCAAACCCGAAAAGAATGACCAACAGCCTGTACAACAACCGCAGAGGCGCCAGAATCAATATTCGAAAGGCCTTGACGGCAAAGCGAATTAACGCTCTGACAACTCCAATCAACCATAACATAATTCGTACCGTAATAGAACCGATCAGCCAAAAATAGAACAAAATCCCTAAAATCAGACCTAAAAAGACAAAGAGTCGAATCTCACCTTGATTACTGTAATACAGAACCCGGAATACAAACAATGTAGCAAACAGCCAATAGACCAAATCCATGACGGAGAGGATCCAGCGGGGCGCGCGGAGCTCGCTGCACAGTACCCGGTAGGCGTCATATACAACGCCCAGCGCCACACCGCTTAAGGACATCATGGCTAAGGTGAAAAACTGTTCTTGAAGGGTCACTTAAATAGTTTCCCCAGGAAGCCCTTGGATTTGTCTTGCGCATTGGCGTCGATGTAGCCCAGGGAGTGCACGTACCCTTCAATCGCCACAAGCCCTTGCTCCAAGCTCAGGTTCTTGATGTGCAGATTCTGCCCTTTGATGGCCATAAAGCCGCATTCCGTCTCCAGCAGGAATTCCTCGCTATCGAAGCTCTCCACATTCAGCACGCCGGAAACCTCCAGGAGCTTGCGGTTGAGCATTTTCACTTCCTGCCGTTTGTTCTTCCCGTGGTCCATCATGTTCATAGCATGTACCCCTCCTTCTATTGTAGATTATGGGGGCAAGCTGTTGTTTAGAACTTAAAAGTTTACGCAGTAAACTCGCTTCGGAAGCATACGCTTTGCGTAGCAAACTTTCTTCGAGAGCATACGAATGAAAAAAGAACCCGCAGCGGAATTCCGCTACAGGTTCTTGTTCGGATTAGAGGTCCGATTCCTCTTTATGCGATTCTTCTTTCAATAAAGTATACATATTGGCGGCCTCTTCCTTGCGGGTCGTCTCAACAAGCTGCTCCACCCGTACGGTCACACTCTTCTGACCGAAGCGAATCTTGAGCTCGTCGCCGGGTTTGACGGTGCTGCTTGCTTTCGCATCCCTGCCGTTAATCCAAACCCTGCCTTGATCGGAAACGTCCTTGGCAACGGTACGCCGTTTAATCAATCTGGATACTTTAAGAAACTTATCAAGACGCATTATTTTACGGCTTCTTTAAGTTTGTTTCCGGCTTTGAAAGCAGGAACTACAGATTCAGGGATGCTGATTTCTTTGCCTGTTTGCGGGTTGCGGCCTGTGCGTCCGGAACGCTTGCGAGTTTCGAAAGTTCCGAAACCGATCAGTTGCACTTTGTCGCCTTCAGCAAGAGCATCTGTGATTTCGCCAAGGAAACCGTTCAGTACGGCTTCTACATCTTTCTTGGTAAGACCGCTTTTTGTAGAGATATTGTTGATCAGATCTGTTTTGTTCATATTACATTCTCCTCCTAATTGCATCCATAAATATTGGTTGGTTAGAAACCTTGCACGCCTATGTATTCTTGATCCTTGTAGAAATTCCTGCTAGAAAACGAGAAATTGTAAAAATATTATGTGCGGGTCTTGGCTTCCGTCCACCAGCGATCCATCTCTAGTAAGTCAGTTTGGTCAAAAGATTTACCGGATATACGCAATTGTTCCTCAATATACTCGAATCTACGCAAAAATTTACGGTTTGTCGAGCTAAGCGCCTCTTCCGGATCCAACTTCAGGTATCGGGCCACATTAACGACAGCAAAGAGGACATCTCCCAGTTCTTCCAAGGTGTGATCGGCGTCTCCGGAACCGACAGCTTCTTTCAACTCGGTTAATTCCTCGTCGATTTTGTCATACACGTCCTCAATTTTTTCCCAGTCAAAACCGACCTTCGCTGCCTTCTTCTGTATCTTGTACGCCTTCATCAAACCTGGCAAATCACGCGGCACGCCGGAAAGAATGGATTGTTGTTCAGGCTTAATGCCCTTGCGGCGCTTTTCTTCCGCCTTCATCTGTTCCCAATTCTGCAGCGCCTCTTCCGAATTATCGGCCTGATTGGAACCAAAAACATGCGGGTGACGGAACAGTAATTTCTCGTTTAATTTCTGAATCACATCATAGACGGTGAAAGCTCCTGTTTCTTCTTCCATCTGAGAATGAAGCATGACTTGCAGCATCACATCCCCGAGCTCTTCGCACATCGCGTCGGGATCATCGTCATCAATCGTTTCCAGCACCTCGTACATTTCTTCGATGAGATTTTTGCGGATGCTTTGATGCGTCTGCTCCCGATCCCAAGGACAGCCTTCCGGACTTCGCAGGATCTGAACGATTTCATGGAGGCGGTTAAAGGTACGGTTGCGTACATCCTCACGCTCTGTCCGAGGAACCCAGATCAAGGATAAGTTGCCGAACCCTTCGGCGTGATCCAACTCATGAAGCGGAACGCTCACGATGGACTCCTGATCTCTTACCCCAAGCGCATGACCTATAACCACTTCATAATCGTCAGGATACATTTCCATCAGACTTAGCTTCACATCCGAAGCGGTATGTACGTCATAAACCTGCGCGATGATTGTGTGCATTTGCGGTTGGAGTGATGCGGTCGTCATTGAGGTTGCGTCCAACAATTGAAAACCGTCAATCGGGTCAAATCCGAACCGGGTGAACGCTTCATCCAGGAAGCTTTCGCCCCCGAGAATGGTTAGCTCTATGCCATGCGCCGGACATTGTTCCCGCAGAATTTGCACCGTCGATTCAGCGACCATGGGGTGTCCGGGCACTGCGTAAAGAACCTCCCCTTGCTCCGCCAAGGCCAGACGGATGAGATCCGCCGCAATGCCTTCGTACACTTCGGGGAAAGAAGCTTTGGCTTCATACAGATTGTCGTAGGTTGTATAGGCGATTCCGTGATCTTGAAGCATATGTACCA
Protein-coding sequences here:
- a CDS encoding CPBP family intramembrane glutamic endopeptidase, which gives rise to MTARNIGLTAGKIALGLAVSFVIAIILMIPAFVILAFLNGGDAEQLLVSSDELNPINIVFGIVQATAFILGTLLMYKFFEKKAGWPLGWKDPSPARHFVVGSAAGIVLITASFLIIMAQGGVDVAGVNPFGKIAGHFGSCLVLFAFVAVSEELFSRGYVYGLIKHHFSSNWAIAGSSLVFAGLHSMNPGMFEQPFPFINLIVVGVLFALSRELTGGLWAPIGLHFTWNLFQGNVYGFAVSGTKGPSLIELDVQTGLTAGGTFGAEGSYVTTLILMIAVIGIYRLGYKKKK
- a CDS encoding S1 domain-containing RNA-binding protein, giving the protein MSIEVGTKLEGKVTGITHFGAFVELPGGVTGLVHISEIADNYVKDVKDHLKMEDMVTVKVINVDKDGKIGLSIKQAVDKPVEQQQQQRPSRPDRPGGGAPRPDRPPGGGGFNREGRGGGDRGGRFASKPSFGKPSFEDKVSRFLKDSEERISSLKKNTEGKRGGRGAKRV
- a CDS encoding FtsB family cell division protein, encoding MAGQTKDSKQSNKGVRRRLRLYLFVLVCFMGWAGSILIGQTSKVNETHSQLQSLLKKQEEIKVQSEELNLQLKRLNDPEYIGQIARKDLGMSLPGETSIRVTRPQP
- the yabQ gene encoding spore cortex biosynthesis protein YabQ, with amino-acid sequence MTLQEQFFTLAMMSLSGVALGVVYDAYRVLCSELRAPRWILSVMDLVYWLFATLFVFRVLYYSNQGEIRLFVFLGLILGILFYFWLIGSITVRIMLWLIGVVRALIRFAVKAFRILILAPLRLLYRLLVILFGFAAAVTIFISRIVLQLLRPFGTLFWRLTKPLHKYAVLPSWIQKGVQWLQRIWKRPS
- the yabP gene encoding sporulation protein YabP, with the translated sequence MMDHGKNKRQEVKMLNRKLLEVSGVLNVESFDSEEFLLETECGFMAIKGQNLHIKNLSLEQGLVAIEGYVHSLGYIDANAQDKSKGFLGKLFK
- a CDS encoding RNA-binding S4 domain-containing protein — encoded protein: MRLDKFLKVSRLIKRRTVAKDVSDQGRVWINGRDAKASSTVKPGDELKIRFGQKSVTVRVEQLVETTRKEEAANMYTLLKEESHKEESDL
- a CDS encoding HU family DNA-binding protein — encoded protein: MNKTDLINNISTKSGLTKKDVEAVLNGFLGEITDALAEGDKVQLIGFGTFETRKRSGRTGRNPQTGKEISIPESVVPAFKAGNKLKEAVK
- the yabN gene encoding bifunctional methyltransferase/pyrophosphohydrolase YabN: MTITASITIIGLGTGDPDQLTLGIWRRLQGAERLYLRTEDHPMVHMLQDHGIAYTTYDNLYEAKASFPEVYEGIAADLIRLALAEQGEVLYAVPGHPMVAESTVQILREQCPAHGIELTILGGESFLDEAFTRFGFDPIDGFQLLDATSMTTASLQPQMHTIIAQVYDVHTASDVKLSLMEMYPDDYEVVIGHALGVRDQESIVSVPLHELDHAEGFGNLSLIWVPRTEREDVRNRTFNRLHEIVQILRSPEGCPWDREQTHQSIRKNLIEEMYEVLETIDDDDPDAMCEELGDVMLQVMLHSQMEEETGAFTVYDVIQKLNEKLLFRHPHVFGSNQADNSEEALQNWEQMKAEEKRRKGIKPEQQSILSGVPRDLPGLMKAYKIQKKAAKVGFDWEKIEDVYDKIDEELTELKEAVGSGDADHTLEELGDVLFAVVNVARYLKLDPEEALSSTNRKFLRRFEYIEEQLRISGKSFDQTDLLEMDRWWTEAKTRT